A genome region from Nicotiana tabacum cultivar K326 chromosome 13, ASM71507v2, whole genome shotgun sequence includes the following:
- the LOC107816881 gene encoding pentatricopeptide repeat-containing protein At3g53360, mitochondrial-like, producing the protein MSISQLLRACTNSKSLLNGKAVHAQLLKFGSKPDVYINNHLLVMYLKLNQFADAQQLLDRMPERNIISWTTLISTYSQKGMSEKALGCFRSMVLEDGFAPNGYTYVAALSACTSLGAERTGKELHGRMYRTEESLNSFVTNCLVNFYGKCGLLKSARLVFDGILEPNSVTWASLISCYCHCGEYQEGLMIFLLALRVGGIVNEFFCGSVLNACAAMKTLQLGMQIHSLIVKSGFGMDQFLVTGLIDFYAKCGVLDLAHRAFDEADARELHAWTAMIGGCVQLGSGREAIDLFCKLLSSDLKPSERTFSSVLGAFADVKGVRVGKQIHCRIVKLGFDSFSFVCNALMDLYSKSDLFDESLKLFQEMKEHDVVSWNTLIAGCVSSGRYEDAMRFLKEMLLEGFEASLYTYSSILSICGDLPAIEWGKQSHCRVLKPGFDSNVVVGSTLIDMYAKCGRLGDARRVFDILPMKNLVSWNTMLVGYAQHGFGKEALEIYATMQNSGIKPNDITFLGVLSACGHVGLLDEGLHHFNSMTQVYGITPRTDHLACIVSLFARKGQTKEAYGFIKSFPGEPDKVVWRCLLSGCKANRDFILGKYAAEKILGIDPDDTSAYIVLSNIYAELQMWDETAKMRKLIKEKSLKKETGYSWTELQNKIYTFSACNIMSLQESYLQQVLTGLTAQLFDSGYVPEVMFSLQFEE; encoded by the coding sequence ATGTCCATTAGTCAACTTCTTCGGGCATGCACCAACTCAAAATCCCTGCTCAATGGCAAGGCTGTCCATGCACAGCTACTCAAATTTGGGTCCAAACCTGACGTTTACATAAACAATCACTTGCTCGTCATGTACCTAAAACTCAATCAGTTCGCTGATGCCCAACAACTGCTCGACAGAATGCCTGAAAGAAACATCATTTCCTGGACAACGTTGATTTCCACATATTCTCAAAAGGGTATGTCGGAAAAAGCTTTGGGTTGTTTTAGATCAATGGTTCTTGAAGATGGGTTTGCTCCAAATGGTTATACATATGTAGCTGCTTTATCAGCTTGCACTAGTTTAGGAGCTGAAAGAACAGGGAAGGAGTTACATGGGAGGATGTATAGAACTGAGGAGAGCCTTAATAGTTTTGTGactaattgtttggttaatttttaTGGCAAATGTGGGTTGTTGAAGTCAGCAAGACTGGTATTTGATGGCATTTTGGAACCCAATTCTGTTACTTGGGCTTCTCTCATTTCTTGTTATTGCCATTGTGGGGAGTATCAAGAAGGATTGATGATTTTCTTGTTGGCTTTGAGGGTAGGGGGGATAGTGAACGAGTTTTTCTGTGGGAGTGTTTTGAATGCTTGTGCTGCTATGAAAACTTTGCAACTTGGGATGCAAATTCATAGTCTGATTGTCAAGTCTGGTTTTGGGATGGATCAGTTTTTGGTGACTGGTTTGATTGATTTTTATGCAAAATGTGGTGTATTAGACTTGGCACATCGAGCTTTTGATGAGGCAGATGCACGGGAATTGCATGCTTGGACTGCAATGATTGGTGGCTGTGTGCAGTTAGGGAGTGGAAGAGAGGCCATTGACCTTTTCTGTAAGTTGCTTTCCTCAGACTTGAAACCAAGTGAGAGAACTTTTTCTTCAGTTCTTGGAGCTTTTGCTGATGTAAAAGGAGTTCGAGTTGGGAAACAGATCCATTGCCGGATTGTAAAATTGGGATTCGACTCATTTAGTTTCGTATGCAATGCTTTGATGGACCTTTACTCCAAGAGTGACCTGTTTGACGAATCATTAAAGCTCTTTCAAGAAATGAAAGAACATGATGTTGTTAGCTGGAATACGCTAATTGCTGGATGTGTGAGCTCAGGTCGGTATGAAGATGCTATGAGATTTCTCAAGGAGATGTTGCTTGAGGGTTTCGAAGCGAGTCTTTACACCTACTCTAGCATTTTGAGCATTTGTGGGGATTTACCTGCTATTGAATGGGGCAAGCAATCTCATTGTCGTGTTCTGAAGCCTGGATTTGATTCCAATGTGGTTGTTGGGAGCACCCTCATTGATATGTATGCTAAATGTGGACGACTTGGAGACGCTCGTAGAGTTTTTGACATCCTTCCTATGAAAAACTTGGTATCTTGGAACACCATGCTTGTAGGATATGCGCAACATGGGTTTGGGAAAGAAGCTTTAGAGATTTATGCTACTATGCAAAATAGTGGGATTAAACCTAATGATATCACATTTCTTGGAGTATTATCTGCCTGTGGACACGTTGGACTTTTAGATGAGGGACTTCATCACTTCAATAGTATGACCCAGGTGTATGGAATCACTCCAAGGACAGATCACTTGGCGTGTATAGTGAGTCTATTTGCTCGCAAAGGACAGACAAAAGAAGCTTATGGTTTTATAAAGAGCTTTCCAGGGGAACCAGATAAGGTGGTGTGGCGGTGCCTCTTGTCTGGTTGCAAAGCTAACAGAGACTTCATCTTGGGGAAATATGCCGCTGAAAAGATTTTAGGTATCGATCCAGATGATACTTCAGCCTATATCGTATTGTCTAATATCTATGCGGAATTACAGATGTGGGATGAAACGGCCAAGATGAGAAAGCTGATAAAGGAGAAATCATTAAAGAAGGAGACTGGATATAGTTGGACTGAGTTGcagaataaaatatatacattctCTGCATGTAATATTATGTCCCTTCAGGAAAGCTATCTGCAGCAAGTTTTGACTGGATTGACGGCCCAATTGTTTGATTCAGGATATGTGCCTGAGGTCATGTTCTCATTGCAGTTTGAGGAGTAA